Proteins from one Parvibaculum lavamentivorans DS-1 genomic window:
- the cadR gene encoding Cd(II)/Pb(II)-responsive transcriptional regulator, translating into MMRIGELGKKADCLVQTVRFYESEGLLPEPARSEGNFRLYDEVHLQRLLFIRRCRAKDMTLDEIRQLLNLRDRPELGCGEVNALVDAHIAQVRTKMKELRALERELMDLRRSCDSARTSRECGILNSLAEPA; encoded by the coding sequence ATGATGCGGATCGGTGAACTGGGCAAGAAGGCAGATTGCTTGGTGCAGACCGTGCGCTTTTACGAGTCAGAAGGCTTGCTGCCCGAGCCTGCACGTAGCGAGGGCAACTTCAGGCTCTATGACGAAGTCCATTTGCAGCGCTTGCTGTTCATCCGCCGCTGCCGGGCGAAGGACATGACGCTGGATGAGATCCGTCAACTGCTGAACTTACGGGATCGGCCAGAGTTGGGCTGCGGCGAGGTGAACGCGCTGGTCGACGCTCATATCGCGCAAGTGCGGACCAAGATGAAGGAATTGCGCGCCTTGGAGCGCGAGTTAATGGATCTGCGACGCTCCTGCGATAGCGCCCGAACCTCGCGCGAGTGCGGCATTCTCAACAGCTTGGCCGAGCCCGCCTGA
- a CDS encoding heavy metal translocating P-type ATPase, which translates to MNKEPSSPCACSGGNGQQTACASEQASTETTVFHVSNMDCRNEEALVRRTLEGMPGVERLLFDLPQRLLTISHREVSADALEQALNSVGMKAQAVRDAAVSTTYRIENMDCPSEEKLIRSHLGAVEGIQDLDFDLAERTLSVKHLAQARAQMEQVLASIGMRAKEQTFGHTGPIEAAAVIPSSALQQQPTAAVSAPPIGERVTYRIENMDCPTEEALIRDRLGKLPGVTALDFNLMQRVLGVQHTLATSAPIEKALASIGMQAARQDMQTATTVLRIAKMDCPTEESLIRGKLQGMPGVQGMDFNLMQRTLTVRHTPDAIKPAVEAIESLGMEAEVQRTDEPRDAPVAAHKTNWWPMAVSGVAAVAAEGVYWVNDGNHWAVIVLALVSIFTGGLSTYKKGWIALKNLNLNMNALMAIAVTGGMAIGHWPEAAMVMFLFALAEVIEAKSLDRARNAIRGLMDLAPETATVRQADGSWTELPAKEVAKGAVVRVRPGERIALDGLITSGRSAINQAPITGESLPVEKAEGDQVFAGTINETGSFEYKVTAGASDSTLARIIHAVESAQGSRAPTQRFVDQFARVYTPAVFAVSVLVAVVPPLAFGGAWFDWVYKALVLLVIACPCALVISTPVTIVSGLAAAARRGILIKGGVYLEGGRKLKALALDKTGTLTHGKPEQTDFVPLIGEAQEVAAWAASLAARSDHPVSQAIARKANRDGIALHEVDDFAALPGRGVRGRVAGRMLHMGNHRLAQELGLSEATLQARLETLERQGKTAILLMDDATVLGIFAVADTVKETSREAVADLQALGVRTLMLTGDNQHTAAAIAAQVGISEARGDQLPEDKLKTIESLVGGEGQVGMVGDGINDSPALARADIGFAMGAAGTDTAIETADVALMDDDLRKIPAFIRLSRSTAAILTQNIVLALGIKAVFLALTFTGHATMWMAVFADMGASLLVVVNGLRLLKFKAA; encoded by the coding sequence ATGAACAAAGAACCTTCCAGCCCATGCGCCTGCTCCGGCGGCAATGGCCAACAGACGGCGTGCGCCAGTGAGCAGGCCAGCACTGAAACCACCGTTTTCCACGTGAGCAACATGGATTGCCGCAATGAGGAAGCACTGGTGCGGCGAACGCTGGAGGGCATGCCCGGTGTCGAGCGGCTCCTGTTCGATCTTCCGCAGCGTTTGTTGACCATTTCGCACCGCGAAGTCTCGGCCGATGCCTTGGAGCAAGCGCTGAATTCGGTGGGCATGAAGGCTCAGGCTGTCCGAGACGCCGCCGTGTCGACCACCTACCGCATCGAGAACATGGACTGCCCGAGCGAGGAGAAACTCATCCGCTCGCACCTCGGGGCAGTCGAGGGAATTCAGGACCTCGACTTCGACCTCGCTGAGCGCACCCTGTCGGTGAAACACCTCGCTCAGGCACGCGCGCAGATGGAGCAGGTCCTGGCCTCGATCGGCATGCGCGCCAAGGAGCAGACCTTCGGCCACACGGGGCCGATCGAAGCCGCGGCTGTGATCCCATCCTCGGCCCTGCAGCAGCAACCAACCGCTGCCGTTTCCGCGCCGCCGATCGGCGAGCGGGTGACGTACCGGATCGAGAACATGGATTGCCCGACGGAAGAAGCGCTGATCCGCGACCGGCTGGGCAAGCTGCCGGGTGTGACCGCGCTCGACTTCAATCTGATGCAGCGTGTGCTGGGAGTCCAGCACACGCTGGCGACCTCAGCGCCGATCGAGAAGGCGCTTGCTTCCATTGGAATGCAGGCTGCGCGGCAGGACATGCAGACAGCCACCACGGTACTTCGCATCGCGAAGATGGACTGTCCGACCGAGGAAAGTCTGATCCGCGGCAAGCTGCAAGGCATGCCGGGCGTGCAGGGAATGGATTTCAACCTGATGCAGCGCACGCTCACGGTTCGGCACACACCCGACGCGATCAAGCCGGCAGTCGAAGCCATCGAATCGCTGGGCATGGAAGCCGAGGTCCAGAGGACTGATGAGCCGCGCGATGCCCCGGTGGCCGCGCACAAGACCAATTGGTGGCCGATGGCGGTTTCGGGCGTTGCGGCGGTGGCCGCCGAAGGCGTGTACTGGGTCAACGACGGCAATCATTGGGCCGTGATCGTGCTGGCACTGGTTTCGATCTTCACCGGCGGCCTCAGCACCTACAAGAAGGGCTGGATCGCGCTGAAGAACCTCAACCTGAACATGAACGCCCTGATGGCCATCGCGGTCACCGGCGGCATGGCGATCGGCCACTGGCCGGAGGCCGCCATGGTCATGTTCCTGTTCGCGTTGGCGGAAGTGATCGAGGCGAAGTCGCTGGACCGCGCCCGCAACGCCATTCGGGGGCTGATGGACTTGGCGCCCGAGACCGCGACCGTGCGGCAGGCCGATGGCTCATGGACAGAGCTGCCGGCCAAGGAGGTCGCAAAGGGCGCGGTGGTCCGCGTGCGTCCTGGCGAGCGCATCGCACTGGACGGCCTGATCACCTCGGGTCGATCGGCCATCAACCAGGCGCCCATCACCGGCGAGAGCCTGCCCGTCGAGAAGGCCGAAGGTGACCAGGTCTTCGCCGGAACCATCAATGAGACCGGCTCTTTCGAATACAAGGTGACCGCAGGCGCCAGCGACTCGACGCTCGCGCGCATCATCCATGCCGTGGAGTCCGCGCAGGGCAGCCGTGCGCCCACGCAGCGCTTCGTCGACCAGTTCGCCCGCGTCTACACGCCGGCGGTGTTCGCGGTGTCCGTGCTGGTTGCCGTCGTGCCGCCGCTCGCCTTCGGCGGCGCATGGTTTGACTGGGTCTACAAGGCCCTGGTACTGCTGGTGATCGCCTGCCCCTGCGCTCTGGTCATCTCCACGCCGGTCACCATCGTCAGCGGCTTGGCCGCTGCCGCCCGACGCGGCATCCTGATCAAGGGTGGCGTCTACCTGGAGGGCGGGCGCAAGCTCAAGGCGTTGGCCCTGGACAAGACCGGCACACTCACACATGGCAAGCCCGAGCAGACCGACTTCGTGCCGCTGATCGGCGAGGCGCAGGAAGTTGCCGCCTGGGCCGCAAGCCTCGCGGCACGCTCGGACCATCCTGTGTCTCAGGCCATCGCCCGCAAGGCGAACCGTGACGGCATCGCGCTGCACGAGGTCGACGACTTCGCGGCGCTGCCTGGCCGCGGCGTGCGCGGCCGCGTCGCCGGGCGCATGTTGCACATGGGCAACCACAGGCTCGCCCAGGAGCTGGGCCTGAGCGAAGCGACGCTCCAGGCTCGGCTGGAGACCCTGGAGCGCCAAGGCAAGACAGCGATCCTGCTGATGGACGATGCGACCGTGCTCGGCATTTTTGCAGTGGCCGACACCGTGAAGGAAACCAGCCGTGAGGCGGTGGCCGACCTGCAGGCGCTGGGTGTGCGCACGCTGATGCTGACGGGGGACAACCAGCACACGGCCGCGGCCATCGCTGCCCAGGTCGGAATCTCTGAAGCCCGTGGTGACCAACTGCCCGAAGACAAGCTCAAGACCATCGAAAGCCTGGTCGGCGGCGAGGGCCAGGTGGGCATGGTGGGCGACGGCATCAACGATTCGCCCGCGCTCGCCCGTGCCGACATCGGCTTCGCCATGGGCGCGGCCGGCACCGACACCGCGATCGAAACAGCCGACGTCGCCCTGATGGACGACGACCTGCGCAAGATCCCCGCCTTCATCCGGCTGTCGCGTAGCACTGCGGCGATCCTCACGCAGAACATCGTTCTGGCCCTTGGCATCAAGGCGGTGTTCCTTGCGTTGACGTTCACAGGGCATGCCACCATGTGGATGGCTGTGTTCGCTGACATGGGGGCAAGTCTTTTGGTTGTCGTCAATGGGCTGCGCCTCCTGAAGTTCAAGGCGGCATGA
- the lspA gene encoding signal peptidase II: MDEPSLRKTQWYSLAIVIFAGDQAAKSYIDATTPLGWSHEVASFFNLVHALNPGAAFSFLAGAGGWQRWFFLAIAFAISAWLAWLLSRPLRKTEGLSYSLILGGALGNAFDRATRGHVIDYIDFHLHGWHWPAFNIADMAIVGGAIALVAQSFMSVENPAATKESQ; this comes from the coding sequence ATGGATGAACCATCTCTTCGCAAGACGCAGTGGTACTCACTCGCGATCGTTATATTCGCCGGCGATCAGGCAGCTAAGAGCTACATTGACGCGACAACTCCCTTGGGTTGGTCGCACGAGGTGGCGTCATTCTTCAACCTAGTTCACGCTCTCAATCCCGGCGCGGCGTTCAGCTTCCTTGCTGGCGCGGGCGGCTGGCAGCGGTGGTTTTTTCTGGCGATCGCGTTCGCAATATCGGCATGGCTCGCATGGCTGCTCTCCCGGCCGCTGCGCAAAACGGAAGGCCTTTCGTACAGCCTCATTCTGGGCGGCGCATTGGGCAACGCGTTCGACCGCGCCACGCGCGGGCACGTTATCGACTACATCGACTTTCACCTGCACGGCTGGCACTGGCCCGCCTTCAACATCGCTGACATGGCCATCGTGGGCGGGGCGATCGCGCTGGTGGCCCAGTCGTTCATGAGCGTGGAGAACCCGGCCGCCACAAAGGAGTCCCAGTGA
- a CDS encoding DUF3085 domain-containing protein: MSLRFKGSDLRPVLTEAIASQCRVILVKDQGVYFLAEQGERRPDGRVKLLAYAVGCNPDTDPFDDWWELARAELGGDDFGEYFDPKDGVFTRILHTEDDLMLSATATHLSLEVVPPA, translated from the coding sequence ATGTCACTGCGATTCAAAGGCTCCGACCTGCGCCCCGTGCTGACCGAGGCCATTGCCAGCCAATGCCGCGTCATCCTGGTCAAGGACCAGGGCGTGTACTTCCTCGCCGAGCAGGGAGAGCGCCGCCCGGATGGGCGTGTGAAGCTGCTGGCCTATGCCGTCGGCTGCAACCCGGATACCGACCCGTTCGACGACTGGTGGGAACTGGCGCGCGCCGAACTGGGCGGCGACGACTTCGGGGAGTACTTCGACCCGAAGGACGGCGTATTCACGCGCATCCTGCACACCGAAGACGACCTGATGCTGTCGGCCACCGCCACACATCTGTCGCTGGAGGTGGTGCCTCCCGCATAG